The Heptranchias perlo isolate sHepPer1 chromosome 40, sHepPer1.hap1, whole genome shotgun sequence genome has a window encoding:
- the LOC137305681 gene encoding cyclic AMP-dependent transcription factor ATF-4-like has protein sequence MSVWPDSLLSSLMEDFVSFLDSPFLTAEGDPCLLHADLEAGPVKSCLRPLQFGGNEESDVSSQSPCIYPLLDTDDNVEDAFTGLDWMEKVDLFDTLIEDEIGSPSEELMAVLDSSSDLLEALPFDPLPAKPQISDPCLSFDLEPFPNSPLGSDQLAPGTPTFAPESLNMSPEPSFHLEVEKEIIVSLGEEKPGLALLQSSPLQDSCKDRDDGPVLDSDSGLGTSPPHSPVQFPDTDSGLDTSPPRSPVESLDRSVSEGSPEAGGSSLVDFSPVRSKPYDRPSAENVGSLPKVKAVSGVEPRGIEKKLKKMEQNKSAATRYRQKKRAEYGAIVVECSLLEEKNKSLQETADSLMKEIQYLKGLMEEVRKAKSKNVRSL, from the exons ATGTCAGTTTGGCCAGATTCTTTGTTATCTTCCCTGATGGAGGACTTCGTGTCCTTCCTCGATTCGCCGTTTCTGACGGCTGAAGGGGACCCGTGTCTCCTGCACGCAGATCTGGAGGCCGGGCCGGTGAAGTCGTGCCTCAGACCACTCCAGTTTGGTGGCAATGAGGAAAGCGATGTGTCCTCCCAGAGCCCGTGTATTTACCCGTTACTGGACACAGATGATAATGTGG AGGATGCATTCACCGGCTTGGACTGGATGGAGAAGGTGGATCTCTTTGACACCCTAATTGAGGATGAAATTGGCTCTCCCTCAGAGGAGCTGATGGCTGTCTTGGACAGTTCCAGTGACCTTCTGGAAGCATTGCCTTTTGATCCCTTGCCGGCCAAACCACAGATATCTGACCCTTGCTTGAGTTTTGACCTCGAGCCATTCCCAAATTCACCCCTTGGGTCAGATCAGCTGGCTCCTGGTACCCCTACATTTGCTCCGGAATCTTTAAACATGTCCCCTGAACCTTCTTTCCACTTAGAAGTAGAAAAGGAAATCATTGTTTCACTTGGTGAGGAAAAACCAGGTTTGGCATTGCTTCAGTCATCGCCTCTGCAGGATTCCtgcaaggacagggatgatgggccaGTATTAGATTCTGACAGTGGGCTTGGCACGAGCCCCCCTCACTCTCCTGTTCAGTTTCCAGATACTGACAGTGGGCTTGACACcagtccccctcgctctcctgtTGAGTCTTTAGATAGAAGTGTGTCAGAGGGATCACCTGAAGCTGGTGGGTCCTCACTAGTTGACTTCAGCCCAGTACGGTCAAAACCATATGATCGTCCTAGTGCAGAGAATGTAGGCAGTTTGCCAAAAGTAAAAGCAGTCAGTGGTGTGGAGCCAAGGGGTATAGAGAAAAAGTTGAAGAAAATGGAACAGAACAAAAGTGCAGCGACACGGTACAGACAGAAGAAGAGAGCAGAGTATGGCGCTATAGTTGTAGAATGTAGTTTGctggaagaaaaaaataaaagcttACAAGAGACAGCAGACTCATTAATGAAAGAAATTCAGTATTTAAAGGGCCTGATGGAAGAAGTCAGGAAAGCAAAAAGTAAAAATGTAAGAAGTTTGTAA